From Thermodesulfovibrionales bacterium, one genomic window encodes:
- a CDS encoding NifU family protein, protein MLREKVEEVLEKIRYGLKSEGGDIELVDIKGDVLYVRLKGSCSTCPMSYLTMKNWVESNIKKDIPEITSVQTV, encoded by the coding sequence GTGTTAAGAGAGAAAGTTGAAGAGGTACTTGAGAAAATCAGGTACGGTCTCAAGTCTGAAGGCGGTGATATAGAGCTTGTGGACATTAAGGGCGACGTGCTTTACGTGAGGCTCAAAGGGAGCTGCAGCACCTGTCCCATGTCTTATCTCACGATGAAGAACTGGGTCGAGTCCAATATCAAGAAAGATATCCCTGAGATAACCTCCGTACAGACAGTATGA
- a CDS encoding N-acetylmuramoyl-L-alanine amidase translates to MKNITHRKEISHFFLFFVLVSLSLFSFCLSLVEAAEKVSVKDIRSWSSQGYTRVVVELSSPVEFTKNRLSNPDRLYFDLRHAKITREIKTRLPVGDGTLRVIRAGQFDGDTVRIVLDLETIENYKAFYLDDPNKLIIDVYAKRPAERVVLSRKVIVLDPGHGGHDSGAIGRNGLQEKDVVLDIALKVRELLAAEPNLEIVLTRETDVFIPLPERTAMAMKRDADLFVSIHANASPNRAARGIETYLLNWTNQEEAIRVSARENYISVRTMKDRMEKFRRDNELDIIKSDLRRQHNNEESVALANYVQNALYTDVSKVHKRTANLGVKGALFFVLFGIEMPSILTEVSFISNPEEEKLLSTESYRLALANSIASGIKIYLSSLSPTQKIASSKPSAQKIAYSRKR, encoded by the coding sequence ATGAAGAACATCACGCACAGAAAAGAGATCAGCCATTTCTTCCTCTTTTTTGTCCTGGTGAGCCTATCCCTTTTTTCATTTTGTCTCTCACTTGTCGAAGCAGCTGAAAAGGTTTCGGTCAAGGACATACGTTCCTGGTCTTCTCAGGGCTACACGAGGGTAGTTGTCGAGCTGTCCAGTCCCGTTGAGTTTACCAAAAACCGCCTCTCGAATCCTGACAGGCTTTACTTTGATCTCAGGCATGCGAAAATAACCAGGGAAATAAAGACAAGGCTCCCTGTGGGCGACGGTACCCTAAGGGTTATCAGGGCAGGGCAGTTTGACGGTGACACCGTTAGGATTGTCCTTGATCTCGAAACTATCGAAAACTATAAGGCCTTTTACCTGGATGATCCGAACAAGCTTATCATTGATGTGTACGCGAAGAGGCCTGCAGAAAGGGTGGTCCTTTCGAGGAAGGTGATCGTCCTCGATCCCGGACACGGCGGCCATGACTCTGGCGCCATTGGCAGGAACGGTCTGCAGGAGAAGGATGTTGTCCTCGACATAGCGCTGAAGGTGAGAGAACTGCTCGCCGCAGAGCCGAACCTCGAAATCGTTCTTACCCGGGAGACAGATGTCTTTATCCCCCTCCCTGAAAGGACGGCCATGGCCATGAAAAGAGATGCCGACCTCTTCGTATCGATCCATGCGAACGCGAGTCCCAATAGGGCTGCGCGGGGAATAGAGACCTACCTTCTCAACTGGACAAACCAGGAAGAGGCGATTCGGGTTTCGGCAAGGGAGAACTACATTTCGGTCAGGACCATGAAGGACCGGATGGAGAAATTCCGGAGAGACAATGAGCTCGATATCATAAAGAGCGATCTCAGGAGGCAGCATAACAATGAAGAGTCGGTTGCCCTCGCAAATTATGTTCAGAACGCGCTTTATACGGATGTTTCGAAGGTGCACAAGAGAACGGCTAACCTTGGCGTGAAGGGAGCGCTCTTTTTTGTCCTCTTCGGAATAGAGATGCCGTCGATCCTTACTGAAGTCTCCTTCATCAGCAACCCTGAGGAGGAAAAACTGCTCTCGACAGAATCATACCGCTTGGCCCTTGCAAATTCGATTGCCTCGGGTATTAAAATATACCTTTCATCATTGTCTCCCACCCAAAAGATCGCTTCTTCCAAGCCTTCCGCGCAAAAGATCGCCTATTCCAGAAAAAGGTAA
- a CDS encoding CbiQ family ECF transporter T component translates to MVLIVLYVLLAASLFFVSSLFYHTAVAASVSFFLLFIPFGRVRGGFIPICLFLVFTFCGNLFFHHGRILYDNGIFSITDEGLAIAEIRTLRVFSMIYGAKIITSVLSVDEMISGMDRLLGPLEKTGIPVKEFFAIMGLTMKSFPLLTAHLSKTYREERENMNIRGFRNRMGHMVTFMMPVFIESIRTPERFFIGESEKAG, encoded by the coding sequence ATGGTCCTCATTGTTCTCTATGTTCTGTTGGCGGCCAGCCTTTTTTTTGTCTCCAGCCTTTTCTATCACACTGCTGTGGCGGCCTCTGTTTCGTTCTTCCTCCTCTTCATCCCCTTTGGACGGGTCAGGGGAGGGTTTATTCCGATCTGCCTCTTCCTTGTCTTTACCTTTTGCGGCAATCTCTTTTTCCATCATGGCAGGATACTGTATGACAACGGGATCTTTTCGATTACCGATGAGGGGCTGGCTATCGCCGAAATCAGGACGTTGAGGGTATTTTCGATGATCTATGGAGCAAAGATCATCACGTCGGTCCTCTCCGTCGACGAGATGATCTCGGGTATGGACAGACTGCTCGGCCCTCTCGAAAAAACCGGTATCCCGGTTAAGGAGTTCTTCGCGATTATGGGGTTAACCATGAAATCATTCCCCCTGTTGACTGCCCACCTCTCAAAGACTTACCGCGAAGAGAGGGAAAACATGAACATTCGGGGGTTTCGTAACCGAATGGGGCATATGGTGACATTCATGATGCCCGTATTCATAGAAAGCATTCGGACACCTGAGCGGTTCTTTATCGGAGAGAGCGAGAAGGCCGGTTAA
- a CDS encoding D-aminoacylase — protein MKQDIDVLIRGGKVYDGSGSEAFEADIAIAVGRIACVSFQRDRNHGKVGTVIDAEGLSVSPGFIDTHAHSEFTLLADSRAEGKVLQGVTTEINGNCGLSAAPLYGEAASHREKDLKELGIRERWSTFNEYFEILESRGLAINFATLTGHGNLRASVVGYDDRRPDNRESERMCSLLKEAVQQGAFGISTGLIYPPGVYAETDELIFLSKGVAHLIYTSHMRSEGDGVIEAIGETMKIGRESGIAVHISHIKTGGKENWHKIDDVLYAIRSARDEGLKVTADRYPYTAASTDLDAVLPSWTYAGGSEEELKRLTNREVRAKIKGEILSCHPSVDYWDRITVSSVNRESNKWMEGERLSLLAEKKGMEPIDLLFDVLIEERLRVGAIFHSMNEDNLRRFLAEPYLMIGSDSSARSTHGPTRKGKPHPRGFGSFPRFIGRYARDGKEISMSEAIHKTTMLPADTFGLRDRGLIKEGFYGDLVIFDESRITDRATFEEPFLEPQGVIYVLVNGAPIVWEGSQTGRRPGRVLRHGR, from the coding sequence ATGAAACAAGATATTGATGTTCTCATCCGGGGAGGCAAAGTCTATGACGGCTCGGGCAGTGAAGCCTTTGAGGCTGACATTGCTATTGCCGTGGGCCGAATCGCCTGCGTCTCCTTTCAGCGAGACAGAAATCATGGGAAGGTCGGGACCGTTATCGACGCCGAAGGCCTCTCCGTCTCCCCCGGCTTTATCGATACCCATGCCCATTCAGAATTCACGTTGCTTGCGGACAGCCGGGCCGAAGGAAAGGTGCTTCAGGGTGTCACGACAGAGATTAACGGCAATTGTGGACTATCGGCGGCGCCTCTCTACGGCGAGGCCGCCAGCCATCGGGAGAAAGACCTGAAGGAGCTCGGAATAAGGGAACGGTGGTCAACGTTCAATGAATACTTTGAGATTCTTGAAAGCCGCGGACTCGCTATCAATTTTGCGACACTTACCGGTCACGGAAATCTGAGGGCCTCAGTCGTCGGATATGATGACAGGCGTCCTGACAACCGCGAGTCGGAGCGGATGTGCTCTCTCCTCAAAGAGGCAGTTCAGCAGGGGGCCTTCGGCATTTCGACAGGCCTGATCTATCCGCCCGGCGTGTATGCGGAGACCGATGAGTTGATCTTTCTATCGAAAGGCGTTGCACATCTCATCTACACCTCTCATATGCGGAGTGAAGGGGATGGGGTGATAGAGGCGATCGGTGAGACGATGAAAATAGGAAGGGAATCGGGGATAGCCGTGCATATATCCCACATCAAGACCGGTGGTAAGGAGAACTGGCATAAGATCGATGACGTCCTTTATGCCATCCGGAGCGCACGGGATGAAGGTTTGAAGGTGACCGCTGACAGATATCCCTATACTGCAGCTTCGACTGATCTCGACGCTGTCCTGCCCTCGTGGACCTATGCGGGAGGCTCGGAAGAAGAGTTGAAGAGACTCACCAACAGGGAGGTGAGGGCGAAGATAAAAGGCGAAATCCTTTCATGCCATCCTTCCGTGGATTATTGGGATAGGATCACGGTCTCGTCGGTGAACAGAGAATCAAATAAATGGATGGAGGGGGAACGACTCTCCCTTCTTGCTGAGAAGAAGGGGATGGAGCCTATCGATCTTCTGTTCGACGTCCTCATTGAAGAGAGACTCAGGGTTGGTGCTATCTTCCATTCCATGAACGAAGACAATCTCAGGAGATTTCTTGCTGAGCCCTACCTCATGATCGGTTCAGACAGTTCTGCGCGTTCAACACACGGACCGACCAGGAAGGGTAAGCCTCATCCCAGGGGCTTCGGGAGCTTCCCGAGATTTATCGGACGGTATGCGAGGGACGGGAAAGAAATCAGCATGAGTGAGGCAATCCATAAGACAACCATGCTTCCTGCCGACACCTTTGGCCTCAGGGATAGGGGGCTGATAAAGGAAGGGTTTTATGGTGATCTCGTCATTTTCGACGAAAGCCGGATCACTGACCGGGCCACCTTCGAAGAGCCTTTTCTTGAGCCTCAGGGTGTTATTTACGTCCTTGTAAACGGTGCGCCGATTGTGTGGGAGGGATCTCAGACGGGTCGGAGGCCGGGAAGGGTATTGCGGCATGGGAGGTAA
- a CDS encoding gamma-glutamyl-gamma-aminobutyrate hydrolase family protein (Members of this family of hydrolases with an active site Cys residue belong to MEROPS family C26.): protein MGGKYRPIIGITLDREEEFFRSKRHYAERIERAGGLPLLIPDGNDPASVAERVDGLLIPGGGDIDPSYFGEEPHPSVKIVPRERTDFEIALLRAIMMKGKPVLGICYGMQLINVALGGDLYQDLESQFKAAIDHRKGFHRVVGRIFFLEEGFMVATSHHQGVRKLGKGLDVCAFSEDHLVEALCFPGYPFLLGVQWHPERSDDDASLNLLRSFVESAHAGK from the coding sequence ATGGGAGGTAAGTATAGGCCTATCATTGGTATCACCCTCGACCGGGAGGAGGAGTTTTTCAGGTCAAAACGGCACTATGCGGAAAGGATCGAGAGGGCAGGTGGATTGCCGCTCCTCATTCCTGACGGGAATGATCCTGCCTCTGTTGCTGAAAGAGTCGACGGTCTGCTCATCCCCGGCGGCGGTGATATCGATCCATCTTATTTCGGAGAAGAACCGCACCCATCGGTGAAGATCGTACCAAGAGAAAGAACCGACTTTGAAATTGCCCTGTTGCGGGCTATCATGATGAAAGGAAAGCCTGTGCTCGGTATCTGCTACGGCATGCAACTGATCAATGTCGCCCTCGGTGGTGATCTTTACCAGGATCTGGAGTCTCAGTTCAAAGCAGCCATTGATCACAGGAAAGGGTTCCACAGGGTCGTCGGAAGGATCTTCTTTCTGGAGGAGGGATTTATGGTCGCCACGTCTCACCATCAGGGTGTCAGGAAACTGGGGAAGGGACTTGATGTGTGCGCTTTTTCAGAAGACCACCTTGTTGAGGCCCTGTGCTTTCCCGGGTATCCCTTCCTTCTCGGTGTACAGTGGCATCCTGAGCGTTCCGATGACGACGCATCCCTGAACCTGCTGAGGTCCTTTGTGGAGAGCGCACATGCCGGTAAATAG
- a CDS encoding AI-2E family transporter: protein MPVNRFYLFMVLFMIAVLGFLAFEIFRPFLTAIAWATVFCVVFYPVYAFILRFIKVKAIASFLTLILIVVSIIGPFSYISFSLVNEVSDVIGRAGTEDVEFVKAIKSDSRIITIIERIQPYVGLKGASAEDIIIKNARKFGTAIVDKLSSGFTNILGMAANFVIMLFTSFFLLKDGPGFLTKLRNYLPFSEDQKDRLAIQTKDMIVSTIYGGVIVALVEGVLGGIAFALLNIGPPALWGSVMALASFVPILGTAIVWLPASVILLYEGTYMKGIALILIGIFIISLVDSLLKPLIIGGRTKMPTVIIFFTVLGGIKFFGLLGLIMGPLVFALFLSVFEIFRTMEGGTDA from the coding sequence ATGCCGGTAAATAGATTCTATCTCTTTATGGTCCTCTTCATGATAGCCGTTCTGGGATTCCTGGCATTCGAGATATTCCGGCCCTTCCTGACGGCCATAGCGTGGGCAACGGTCTTCTGCGTTGTTTTCTATCCTGTTTATGCCTTCATCCTGAGGTTTATCAAAGTAAAGGCGATTGCGTCTTTTCTCACCCTCATACTGATTGTTGTCTCGATTATTGGGCCCTTCTCGTATATCTCGTTCTCTCTTGTGAACGAGGTGAGCGATGTCATTGGAAGGGCGGGGACGGAAGATGTGGAGTTCGTGAAGGCGATCAAGTCCGACAGTCGGATCATAACCATTATCGAGCGTATCCAGCCTTATGTCGGTCTCAAAGGCGCGTCAGCAGAGGACATTATCATAAAGAATGCCCGGAAGTTCGGCACGGCGATTGTTGACAAGCTTTCGTCTGGTTTTACGAATATTCTCGGTATGGCAGCCAACTTTGTCATCATGCTCTTCACGAGTTTCTTTCTCTTGAAGGATGGGCCCGGATTTCTCACGAAACTGAGAAATTATCTCCCCTTTTCAGAAGACCAGAAGGACAGGCTTGCCATCCAGACCAAGGATATGATCGTCTCGACAATTTACGGAGGAGTCATCGTGGCGCTGGTGGAGGGCGTTCTTGGCGGCATCGCCTTTGCTCTCCTTAACATCGGTCCGCCTGCGCTCTGGGGGAGCGTCATGGCCCTCGCCTCTTTTGTCCCGATACTGGGGACTGCGATCGTCTGGCTGCCTGCCAGCGTCATCCTCTTATACGAAGGTACGTATATGAAAGGGATCGCCCTCATACTGATCGGTATATTTATCATCAGTTTGGTGGACAGTCTCCTGAAACCTCTGATAATCGGCGGGCGAACAAAGATGCCCACGGTCATCATCTTCTTTACGGTCCTTGGAGGGATAAAGTTTTTTGGTCTCCTGGGACTCATCATGGGGCCTCTCGTCTTTGCCCTGTTTCTGTCGGTCTTCGAAATCTTCAGAACCATGGAAGGGGGCACCGATGCTTGA
- a CDS encoding ABC transporter substrate-binding protein yields the protein MKSVEGAAGRVICYKGKYFGSLSPGKIFVLLLLPSLFFVFSCSYQNRLKDTVYYRLPANPSTLDPALITDVSGGTISAKLFNGLVRLDENLAVVPDIAERWSVSKDGLTYTFRLMRGVRFSNGREVKASDFKYSFERILNPKTRSPSTWVLEKIAGARAFMEGKASGLSGVKVIDDYTLEIVVEKPFTPFLLLLTMPPAYVVPEEEVRRWGPDFSSHPVGTGPFILKEWLQNRELRLEKREDYFGNKARVTGIIYRIITEELTVMTEFELGNLDVITVPASGIAKYRNDVKWKDRIEAITGVNTYYLGMNCSRPPFDNRNVRKAMNLAIDRKKVLDTFYEKRGRLARGPVPDMLRKWEIPLVYEYNPEKAREMIRHEGLSGITIEIYVTPDQEIVDMAELIQSYIRRAGMNAAIKQLEWSAYREAINRGEADMFWLSWWADYPDPENFLFPLFHSSNIGPAGNRTRYRNPAVDRLIDLGQTAGSEEEKNRYYEKAEKIIVDDAPWVFFWHKTDYALRQSWVKGYRMQPIYSMDKGTEIEITQGRP from the coding sequence GTGAAGAGTGTCGAAGGCGCGGCAGGGCGCGTGATCTGTTACAAGGGAAAATACTTCGGATCCTTGAGCCCGGGCAAAATATTTGTTCTCCTTCTCCTCCCTTCCCTTTTCTTTGTCTTCTCCTGTTCCTATCAAAATAGACTGAAGGACACTGTTTACTACAGACTGCCTGCGAATCCGTCGACCCTCGATCCGGCACTCATCACCGACGTCAGCGGCGGCACAATCTCTGCAAAGCTTTTTAACGGACTCGTGAGACTGGACGAGAATCTTGCAGTCGTCCCCGACATCGCAGAAAGGTGGAGTGTATCGAAAGACGGTTTGACCTATACCTTCAGATTGATGAGGGGTGTTCGGTTTTCGAATGGCCGTGAGGTGAAGGCTTCTGACTTCAAGTACTCCTTCGAAAGGATATTGAATCCGAAGACACGTTCTCCGAGTACCTGGGTCCTTGAAAAGATCGCGGGGGCAAGGGCCTTTATGGAGGGAAAGGCGAGCGGTCTGTCAGGGGTAAAGGTGATAGATGACTATACCCTCGAAATCGTCGTCGAAAAGCCCTTCACTCCTTTTCTCTTGCTCCTGACCATGCCCCCTGCCTATGTAGTGCCTGAAGAAGAAGTGAGAAGATGGGGACCTGATTTTTCGAGTCATCCTGTCGGTACCGGTCCCTTCATACTTAAAGAATGGCTGCAGAACAGGGAACTGAGGCTTGAAAAGAGAGAAGACTATTTCGGCAATAAAGCTAGGGTCACGGGCATCATCTACCGCATCATAACAGAAGAGCTGACGGTCATGACAGAGTTCGAACTGGGGAATCTCGACGTCATTACGGTGCCGGCTTCGGGAATTGCGAAATACCGGAACGACGTGAAATGGAAAGACCGTATCGAGGCGATTACGGGTGTCAATACGTACTACCTCGGGATGAACTGTTCGAGGCCGCCCTTTGATAATCGGAATGTCAGGAAGGCCATGAACCTCGCCATCGACAGAAAGAAGGTGCTCGATACCTTCTATGAAAAGAGGGGAAGACTCGCAAGGGGACCCGTCCCTGACATGCTTCGGAAATGGGAGATACCGCTGGTTTATGAATATAATCCTGAAAAGGCGAGGGAGATGATACGGCATGAAGGGCTGTCGGGCATTACCATAGAGATTTATGTCACTCCTGACCAGGAAATCGTGGATATGGCGGAACTGATCCAGTCTTACATTAGACGGGCAGGAATGAACGCGGCGATAAAGCAGCTTGAATGGAGCGCATATAGGGAGGCGATCAACAGGGGAGAGGCAGATATGTTCTGGCTGAGCTGGTGGGCAGACTATCCCGATCCCGAGAACTTCCTCTTCCCCCTTTTTCATTCGTCCAACATCGGGCCTGCAGGGAACAGGACGAGGTACAGAAACCCCGCTGTTGACAGGCTGATTGATCTCGGACAAACGGCCGGTAGTGAGGAGGAGAAGAATCGTTATTACGAGAAGGCAGAGAAGATCATCGTCGATGATGCGCCCTGGGTCTTTTTCTGGCATAAGACTGACTATGCCCTGCGGCAGTCCTGGGTCAAAGGGTACAGAATGCAGCCTATTTACAGTATGGACAAGGGGACAGAGATAGAGATTACGCAAGGAAGACCCTAA
- a CDS encoding thioesterase family protein, which translates to MKESLKEGLTFEFRYTVPENKTVPYLYTEAEEFQVMSRVFATGFMVGLFKWACIRAIKPYLNYPQEQTVGIHVNFSHTAATPPGLTITVRGRLDKIRGRKLSFSIEAHDGIEKISEGAHDRFIIYSEKFNRKVEEKKRVSKTP; encoded by the coding sequence ATGAAAGAATCGTTGAAAGAAGGGCTTACTTTTGAGTTCAGATATACCGTTCCCGAAAATAAGACCGTTCCTTACCTTTACACAGAAGCGGAAGAATTTCAGGTCATGTCGAGGGTCTTTGCTACAGGATTTATGGTTGGGCTGTTTAAATGGGCATGTATCAGAGCTATCAAACCGTATTTGAACTACCCACAGGAGCAAACAGTAGGGATACATGTAAACTTCAGTCACACAGCGGCCACCCCTCCTGGACTTACCATAACGGTAAGGGGAAGACTCGATAAGATCCGGGGACGGAAGTTATCGTTCAGTATTGAGGCACATGATGGGATTGAAAAAATCTCAGAAGGAGCTCACGACAGGTTCATTATTTATTCCGAGAAATTCAATCGAAAAGTTGAGGAGAAAAAACGGGTTTCAAAAACTCCGTAG